One Sebastes fasciatus isolate fSebFas1 unplaced genomic scaffold, fSebFas1.pri Scaffold_51, whole genome shotgun sequence genomic window carries:
- the rpp30 gene encoding ribonuclease P protein subunit p30: MSVFMDLNLNYSADKNRLKTLIETAAHLGFSTVAINYVFEPTAKKKQDVPAPKPIGELIDQLPVVQGRSRPIRVLNRLTVVMSDASHFRLNAAEYRCFDLIAVQPTTEKLFHAACMTYDVDIISISVTEKLPFFFKRAPVNGAIERGVVFEVSYSAAIRDATRRRYTIANAISLMDTCRGKNVILSSAAEQPMELRGPYDITNLGLLFGLSDGDSKEAVSSTCRSVLLHAETRRTASGIISTRRNSTETSPSADCEAPAAKRAKPHLTE, translated from the exons atgtcCGTGTTTATGGATCTAAACCTGAACTACTCAGCAGACAAGAACCGCCTGAAGACTCTGATAGAGACAGCAGCTCACC TCGGTTTCTCAACCGTCGCCATCAACTACGTGTTTGAACCGACCGCAAAGAAGAAACAG GACGTTCCCGCACCGAAGCCGATCGGTGAGCTGATTGATCAGCTGCCCGTCGTTCAG ggCCGGTCCCGTCCAATCAGAGTGCTGAACAGACTGACCGTAGTTATGTCAGACGCCAGTCACTTC aggcTGAACGCTGCAGAGTATCGGTGTTTCGACCTCATCGCCGTCCAGCCGACCACAGAGAAACTCTTCCAT gcAGCCTGTATGACCTATGACGTTGACATCATCAGTATCTCAGTGACGGAGAAACTTCCATTCTTCTTCAAGAGAGCGCCGGTCAACGGG gctaTAGAGAGAGGCGTGGTGTTTGAGGTGTCGTACTCGGCCGCCATCAGAGACGCCACCAGGAGACGCTACACCATCGCCAACGCCATCTCCCTGATGGACACCTGTAGAGGGAAG AATGTGATCCTGTCCAGTGCAGCTGAGCAG CCAATGGAGCTCAGAGgaccctatgacatcaccaaCCT AGGTTTGCTGTTTGGTTTGTCAGACGGAGACTCTAAAGAAGCCGTCTCCTCCACCTGCCGGTCAGTTCTACTACACGCAG AGACCAGGAGGACGGCCAGCGGGATCATCTCCACCAGGAGGAACTCCACTGAGACTTCCCCGTCTGCAGACT GTGAAGCTCCTGCAGCCAAGAGAGCCAAGCCTCACCTgaccgagtga
- the LOC141763816 gene encoding uncharacterized protein LOC141763816, which translates to MQCVKKRSLDPEAEPWSCRAKRVCLGAELQVTDCPMETSHTFTVSNQQQEQQQVGVVRSRPPLLCCPRCLGGEPGHINHILGH; encoded by the exons ATGCAGTGTGTTAAGAAGAGGAGTCTGGACCCGGAGGCTGAGCCCTGGAGCTGCAGAGCG AAGCGGGTGTGTTTGGGGGCGGAGCTCCAGGTGACGGACTGTCCAATGGAAACGTCCCACACCTTTACGGTGTCCAATCAGCAACAAGAACAGCAGCAG GTTGGCGTGGTCCGGTCCAGACCTCCTCTGCTGTGCTGTCCCAGGTGTCTCGGAGGAGAACCA GGTCACATCAATCACATCCTGGGCCATTGA